The following proteins are encoded in a genomic region of Pyrus communis chromosome 11, drPyrComm1.1, whole genome shotgun sequence:
- the LOC137709417 gene encoding heat shock 70 kDa protein, mitochondrial-like encodes MAAVALLRNFRRRDVASASLSAYRSFTSIAKPSPLSQKWASLARPFSSRPAGNDIIGIDLGTTNSCVAVMEGKNPKVIENSEGARTTPSVVAMNQKGELLVGTPAKRQAVTNPTNTVSGTKRLIGRHFNDAQTQKEMKMVPYKIVKAPNGEAWVEVNGQQYAPGQIGAFVLTKMKETAEAYLGKSVSRAVITVPAYFNDAQRQATKDAGRIAGLTVERIINEPTAAALSYGMTSKEGLIAVFDLGGGTFDVSILEISNGVFEVKATNGDTFLGGEDFDNALLDFLVSEFKRTEGIELTEDRLALQRLREAAEKAKIELSSSSQTEINLPFITADASGAKHLNITLTRSKFESLVNHLIERTKVPCKNCLRDANTSIKDVDEVLLVGGMTRVPKVQEVVAEIFGKSPSKGVNPDEAVALGAAIQGGILRGDVKELLLLDVTPLSLGIETLGGIFAKLIARNTTIPTKKSQVFSTAADNQTHVGIKVLQGEREMAADNKLLGEFDLQGIPPAPRGMPQIEVTFDIDANGIVTVSARDKATGKEQQVTIRSSAGPTEEEIQRMIKDAELHAQKDQQRKALVDIKNSADTSIYSIEKSLSEYHDKVPSEIAKEIEDAVADLRTAIGGDNADEIKSKLDIANKAVSKIGEHMSKGSGGGGGSSSGGSQNEGDEAPVAEYQEMKK; translated from the exons ATGGCCGCCGTTGCTTTGCTCCGTAACTTCCGGCGCCGCGACGTCGCGTCGGCCTCCCTCTCCGCCTACCGTTCC TTTACTAGCATTGCCAAGCCATCACCTTTGAGCCAGAAGTGGGCAAGCTTAGCAAGACCTTTCAG TTCTAGACCTGCTGGCAACGATATAATTGGGATCGATTTGGGCACAACCAACTCATGTGTTGCTGTGATGGAGGGCAAG AATCCCAAAGTTATCGAGAACTCTGAAGGAGCTCGGACCACACCATCAGTAGTTGCCATGAACCAGAAAGGAGAACTTCTTGTTGGTACTCCAGCAAAACGTCAGGCTGTGACGAACCCAACGAACACAGTTTCTGGAACCAAGCGTCTGATTGGGAGACACTTTAACGATGCCCAAACACAAAAGGAAATGAAGATGGTTCCATACAAGATTGTTAAAGCTCCAAATGGAGAAGCATGGGTTGAAGTCAATGGACAGCAGTATGCTCCAGGCCAGATTGGAGCTTTTGTTCTGACAAAGATGAAAGAAACTGCTGAGGCTTACCTTGGAAAGTCTGTTTCTAGAGCTGTGATCACGGTCCCAGCTTATTTCAATGATGCCCAGAGACAGGCCACAAAGGATGCTGGAAGAATTGCAGGGCTAACCGTAGAGAGAATCATAAATGAGCCAACTGCTGCTGCTCTTTCCTATGGTATGACCAGCAAGGAAGGCCTAATTGCTGTATTTGATCTTGGTGGTGGGACATTTGACGTATCCATTCTGGAGATATCCAATGGTGTTTTTGAG GTGAAAGCAACAAATGGTGACACATTCTTGGGGGGAGAGGATTTTGACAATGCTTTGCTGGACTTCTTAGTGAGTGAATTCAAGAGAACTGAGGGTATTGAACTTACAGAGGATAGGCTTGCCTTGCAGAGGCTTCGGGAGGCAGCCGAGAAAGCTAAGATTGAACTTTCATCTTCATCTCAAACTGAGATAAACCTTCCGTTCATCACAGCTGATGCTTCGGGCGCTAAGCATCTGAACATCACGCTGACCCGATCAAAGTTTGAAAGCCTGGTTAATCACCTGATTGAGAGGACAAAGGTACCGTGCAAGAATTGTTTGAGGGATGCCAACACGTCTATTAAGGATGTGGATGAGGTCCTTCTTGTTGGAGGAATGACTCGTGTTCCTAAAGTGCAAGAGGTAGTTGCAGAAATATTTGGAAAGAGCCCAAGCAAAGGAGTCAATCCAGATGAGGCAGTTGCTTTGGGAGCTGCCATCCAAGGTGGTATTCTTCGCGGTGATGTTAAGGAGTTGCTTCTTCTCGATGTTACTCCTCTATCACTTGGTATCGAAACATTGGGTGGTATATTCGCCAAGCTGATTGCTAGAAACACTACAATTCCAACAAAGAAGAGTCAG GTATTTTCGACAGCTGCTGACAACCAAACTCACGTCGGTATCAAGGTGCTACAAGGGGAGAGAGAAATGGCTGCTGACAACAAGCTTCTTGGAGAGTTTGACCTTCAAGGCATCCCTCCAGCACCGAGGGGAATGCCTCAGATTGAAGTTACATTTGACATTGATGCCAACGGTATAGTAACTGTTTCTGCAAGGGACAAGGCCACTGGTAAGGAGCAACAGGTTACCATCCGCTCAAGCGCAGGGCCTACGGAGGAGGAAATTCAGAGAATGATCAAGGATGCCGAGCTGCATGCTCAAAAGGATCAGCAGAGGAAAGCTCTCGTTGATATAAAAAACAGTGCGGACACCAGCATCTACAGCATTGAGAAGAGTTTGAGCGAATACCATGACAAAGTTCCGAGCGAAATCGCTAAAGAAATCGAGGATGCAGTTGCTGACTTGAGGACGGCAATTGGAGGGGACAATGCTGATGAGATTAAGTCGAAGCTTGACATTGCAAACAAAGCTGTGTCAAAGATTGGTGAGCATATGTCGAAGGGTTCTGGAGGCGGTGGTGGCTCATCGTCTGGAGGCTCACAGAACGAAGGAGACGAAGCTCCGGTGGCAGAGTACCAAGAGATGAAGAAGTGA
- the LOC137707601 gene encoding uncharacterized protein, giving the protein MMKFACLVVVVWSVYGLLFNLGLTYSEQSEPGFEFTNGRSGSPVTYSYDRIDEVKKECRFVLSSASELKAEDNRIYSIKTELFFVNGDWRQEVGDAPIIPFDDREFEMSLVEDINRTSSNLVSFWVMDVDRAHRSKKSVSVSGVMVLGITKGGSFADYRYEGNPKFQIWPGHSQLTVSFQGIYTESKKNGGERVMCLLGSTMLPSRETDSANPWEWLKASDVNYDQPPLSEDDQILLVLHYPATFSLTNRVIQGELRSLNSKSNSKYFDTVHISSQLGKSATYEFGAEKIVSRACDPYPSNDNLTYGGISIYKGPSFCEILQEVTREQAFTVLPNWRCNFPGDFCSKLGPFVADKEIRASNGSFKGVKIFMQDIKCEQKNSAVNASSAWVSAVFRAVSPLENDYTAAKRSGLNNMTVAAEGIWKSTSGQLCMAGCLGLADVQGRQCNSRICLYIPVSFSIKQRSIIYGSLSSINNSGASFFPLSFEKLVQPTELWNYFRTSSPNYTYTKLDSAAIILEKNEAFSVGTVIKKSLLNFPKLEDTESFQVSLSLLSEDLTLHESAFLDPIQDLYSSRIDIQMEILSVGPLFGRFWSPQNSSSAEEETPYHTKAEYTEKQLLMNVSAQLTITGKGFSNFSVLFLEGLYDPHVGKMYLVGCRDVRASWKILYESMDLEAGLDCLIEVVVSYPPTTSLWLGNPTASISVASQRNEDDPLFFSTVKLRTLPIMYRKQRESILSRRGIEGILRILTLSLAISGILSQLFYIRHNVDSVPYISLVMLGIQVIGYSIPLVTDAEALFKRISSDSNAISSYDLENNQWYHILDYTVKFLVMVSLLLTLRLCQKVWKSRIRLLTQTPLEPHRVPSDKRVLLTTFAIHFIGYVIVLIIHSMTTSRRYIRTKSYRIARANSHALWEWETELEEYVGLVQDFFLVPQIIGNVVWQIDCKPLRKFYFFAITLVRIFPHIYDYIRAPALNPYFAEDYELVNPTTDFYSKFGDIAIPVTAIILAGIVYAQQRWSYERISQTLTVGQYRLLPLGSRMYERLPSSSMAFEAELVSGVNGNARHEKEQENDDGE; this is encoded by the coding sequence ATGATGAAGTTTGCATGTTTGGTTGTTGTGGTTTGGAGCGTTTATGGGTTGCTGTTTAATTTGGGGCTCACTTATTCAGAGCAATCAGAACCAGGATTCGAATTTACAAATGGAAGAAGTGGAAGCCCTGTTACTTACAGTTATGATCGGATCGATGAAGTGAAGAAAGAATGTCGTTTTGTTCTTTCTTCTGCTTCTGAACTGAAAGCTGAAGATAATCGAATTTATAGCATAAAAACTGAGCTTTTTTTTGTCAATGGGGACTGGAGGCAGGAGGTGGGTGATGCCCCAATTATCCCATTTGATGATAGAGAATTTGAAATGAGCTTGGTGGAGGATATTAATCGTACATCATCGAACTTGGTTTCATTTTGGGTTATGGATGTTGATCGTGCCCATCGATCCAAGAAGTCAGTGAGTGTTAGTGGGGTCATGGTTTTGGGCATTACTAAAGGTGGTAGCTTTGCGGATTATAGGTATGAAGGaaatccaaaatttcaaatatggCCCGGCCATTCTCAGCTCACAGTTTCCTTCCAAGGGATTTACACTGAATCCAAGAAAAATGGTGGGGAAAGAGTAATGTGTTTGTTGGGGAGTACAATGTTGCCGTCCCGGGAGACTGATTCTGCTAATCCCTGGGAGTGGTTGAAGGCTTCTGATGTAAATTATGACCAACCTCCTCTTTCTGAAGATGATCAGATTCTACTAGTTCTTCATTATCCAGCGACTTTCTCATTGACAAATAGGGTTATCCAAGGAGAATTAAGAAGCTTAAATTCAAAGTCAAACTCAAAGTACTTTGATACGGTTCACATTTCATCGCAGTTGGGAAAGTCCGCAACGTATGAGTTTGGAGCTGAAAAGATTGTGTCAAGAGCATGTGATCCGTACCCATCTAATGATAACTTGACATATGGTGGCATTAGCATTTACAAAGGTCCTTCGTTTTGTGAAATCCTCCAAGAAGTTACACGGGAACAAGCTTTCACTGTCTTGCCAAACTGGAGATGTAATTTCCCGGGTGATTTTTGCAGCAAGCTGGGTCCATTTGTGGCAGATAAAGAGATTAGGGCATCAAATGGAAGCTTTAAAGGTGTGAAAATTTTTATGCAGGATATCAAGTGTGAACAAAAAAATTCCGCAGTAAATGCCAGTTCAGCATGGGTTTCAGCTGTGTTTAGAGCTGTTTCCCCGCTAGAGAATGACTATACTGCGGCAAAGAGATCTGGGCTTAACAACATGACCGTTGCAGCAGAGGGAATTTGGAAGTCTACCAGCGGGCAGCTTTGCATGGCTGGTTGCCTTGGACTTGCTGATGTTCAAGGACGTCAATGCAATAGTCGAATCTGCTTGTACATACCAGTCTCTTTTTCCATAAAGCAACGAAGCATTATTTATGGTAGTTTATCCAGCATCAATAACAGTGGTGCATCGTTTTTTCCTCTCTCCTTTGAAAAGCTAGTGCAGCCTACAGAGCTGTGGAATTACTTCAGAACCTCCAGTCCAAACTACACGTACACAAAACTTGATTCAGCTGCTATTATCCTGGAAAAAAATGAGGCCTTTAGTGTTGGAACCGTCATAAAAAAATCACTGCTGAATTTTCCCAAACTGGAAGATACAGAATCTTTTCAAGTCAGTCTTTCTCTTCTCTCGGAAGACCTAACCCTTCACGAGTCTGCGTTTCTCGATCCAATCCAAGATCTTTACTCATCAAGAATAGATATTCAGATGGAGATTCTGTCAGTTGGTCCCTTGTTTGGGCGCTTTTGGTCTCCACAAAACAGTTCCAGTGCAGAAGAGGAGACTCCTTACCACACGAAGGCTGAATACACTGAAAAGCAGCTCCTTATGAATGTATCCGCACAACTCACCATCACTGGGAAAGGTTTCAGCAATTTTTCAGTTCTCTTTCTGGAGGGTCTTTATGACCCACATGTGGGAAAGATGTATCTAGTTGGCTGCAGGGATGTTCGAGCCTCATGGAAGATCTTGTATGAGAGCATGGATCTTGAGGCTGGGCTTGATTGTTTAATTGAGGTGGTTGTGTCATATCCTCCCACTACATCTCTATGGTTAGGCAATCCAACAGCAAGTATTTCCGTAGCCAGTCAAAGGAATGAAGATGACCCCCTTTTCTTTAGTACAGTCAAGCTCAGAACTCTTCCTATTATGTACAGAAAACAGCGGGAAAGCATACTCTCTCGTCGGGGTATTGAGGGAATCCTCCGGATTTTGACTCTTTCCCTGGCAATTTCTGGCATTTTAAGCCAACTGTTTTACATCAGGCATAATGTGGATTCTGTTCCTTACATCTCTCTGGTCATGCTAGGTATCCAAGTCATTGGGTACAGCATTCCTCTGGTCACTGACGCTGAAGCGCTCTTCAAGAGAATATCTTCTGACTCCAATGCAATATCTTCGTATGACCTTGAGAACAATCAGTGGTACCATATACTTGATTACACAGTAAAGTTTCTGGTGATGGTTTCACTTTTACTGACTTTAAGGCTCTGTCAGAAGGTGTGGAAATCTCGAATCAGATTACTTACGCAAACTCCTCTTGAGCCACATCGTGTACCGAGTGATAAACGGGTGCTTCTGACTACCTTTGCAATACATTTTATTGGCTATGTCATTGTCTTAATCATTCATAGTATGACGACTAGCAGAAGATATATTCGGACAAAAAGCTATAGAATAGCTAGAGCAAATTCTCATGCACTGTGGGAGTGGGAAACTGAGCTAGAGGAGTATGTCGGTCTTGTTCAAGATTTTTTCCTTGTCCCACAAATCATTGGCAACGTTGTGTGGCAGATTGATTGCAAACCGCTCAGAAAGTTCTATTTCTTTGCAATCACATTGGTCAGAATCTTCCCTCACATTTATGATTATATTAGAGCTCCTGCTCTCAATCCTTACTTTGCAGAGGACTACGAGCTTGTCAACCCGACTACGGATTTTTACTCCAAGTTTGGGGATATTGCCATTCCGGTTACAGCAATCATCCTTGCAGGTATAGTCTATGCTCAGCAGAGGTGGAGTTACGAGAGGATCAGCCAGACTCTTACTGTGGGGCAATATAGGCTTCTTCCTTTGGGTTCGAGAATGTATGAGAGGTTGCCTTCAAGTTCCATGGCATTTGAAGCTGAGCTTGTTTCCGGTGTCAATGGTAATGCTAGACACGAGAAAGAGCAAGAGAATGATGATGGAGAGTAG